The Alkalihalobacillus sp. TS-13 genomic interval AAGGTTCTTCGATTGTTTCCACATCACGAGCTCCCGCTTGTTTTGTCGCTTCTTTCACCGCACGTTCTTCAACATGTGTGATTCCGGATGGAACACATACCATGACAAAGGGCTTTCTAGAAAACACAGAACGGTTTTTCTGAGCTTGTTGAATATAATGCTTCATCATCGTAGCAGTAGTATCATAGTCAGCAATAACCCCGTCTTTCATCGGACGGCGCGCGACGATGTTTCCTGGTGTACGACCGATCATATTCTTTGCCGCATTACCGACTGCTTCGATATCTCCACTCTTTGTGTTGATTGCAACAACGGAAGGTTCACGTACGACTACACCCTTCCCTTTCACATATACCAGCGTATTCGCTGTACCTAAATCAATTCCCATATCTCTTGAAAATCCACCAAACATTTATGTAAATCTCCCTTCATTACTAGCAAAACTCATAACTTTGATTATACTCCAAACTGTAAAGCTTGAACAGTCTAAACGTAGCCTTTTTCTTTAAGGCTTACAAATTTTTGATTACCGATGATGATATGATCCAAAACATCGATTCCGACGATCTTTCCACACTCCGATAAACGTTGAGTTACTTCAATGTCTTCACGACTCGGATTTGGATCACCACTCGGGTGATTATGGAAGCAGATGATCGATGCTGCAGACCGACGCATTGCTTCTTTAAATACTTCTCTTGGATGGACGATGGATGCATTCAAACTTCCGATGAATACGGTTTGTTTATGCAACACCTGATTCTTCGTATTCAAATAAATACATACAAAATGCTCCTGTGACAAAAAACGCATCTCATCCATGACATAATTGGCTCCATCTTCTGGGGAGCGGATGATGTACCGGCCCTCGATTTGAAGCCTGTTCACTCGTTTTCCTAGTTCAAGAGACGCCAGGATTTCAACTGCTTTCGCATTGCCAATTCCCTTGACAGCAATAAGTTCATCAATCGTTGCATCCTTCAAAAGGTTCAATCCTTCAAACTGCTGAATCAATCTATGTGATAATTGAAGAACAGATTCTTCTTTTGTTCCTGAACGTAAA includes:
- the radC gene encoding DNA repair protein RadC, which produces MKPLTIRDFPLNERPRERMLKEGANVLSNQELLAIILRSGTKEESVLQLSHRLIQQFEGLNLLKDATIDELIAVKGIGNAKAVEILASLELGKRVNRLQIEGRYIIRSPEDGANYVMDEMRFLSQEHFVCIYLNTKNQVLHKQTVFIGSLNASIVHPREVFKEAMRRSAASIICFHNHPSGDPNPSREDIEVTQRLSECGKIVGIDVLDHIIIGNQKFVSLKEKGYV